One genomic region from Alteromonas pelagimontana encodes:
- the prpF gene encoding 2-methylaconitate cis-trans isomerase PrpF: MAHRPQIKIPATYMRGGTSKGVFFSLSDLPEAAQRPGDARDALLLRVIGSPDPYQKHTDGMGGATSSTSKVVILSRSEREGYDVDYLFGQVAIDKPFIDWSGNCGNLTAAVGAFAISNGLIDTARVPQNGVAVVRIWQSNIQKAIAVHVPITNGEVQETGDFELDGVTFPAAEIQIEFTDPAEGEGAIFPTGNLIDELEVPGIGPLQATMINAGIPTIFIKADALGYTGAELQDDINNNANALARFEAIRAYGAVKMGLISNIGEAASRQHTPKIAMVAPSSAYTASSGKHIEKSEIDLLVRAVSMGKLHHAMMGTAAVAIGTAAAIPGTLVNLAAGGANRDSVTFGHPSGTLRVGAQAQKINGHWVVRKAVMSRSARVLMEGWVRIPSNAL; this comes from the coding sequence ATGGCTCATCGTCCACAGATAAAAATTCCCGCAACCTATATGCGGGGCGGCACCAGCAAAGGTGTATTTTTCTCGTTATCGGATTTACCTGAAGCCGCCCAACGGCCCGGTGATGCGCGCGATGCTCTATTACTTCGAGTTATCGGCAGTCCTGATCCCTATCAAAAACATACCGACGGAATGGGCGGCGCCACCTCCAGTACCAGCAAAGTGGTGATCCTTTCGAGAAGTGAACGGGAAGGCTACGATGTGGACTATTTGTTCGGCCAGGTAGCCATTGATAAACCCTTCATTGACTGGAGCGGAAACTGTGGAAACTTAACTGCTGCAGTAGGTGCCTTTGCCATCAGCAATGGCCTTATTGACACTGCCCGAGTTCCACAAAACGGCGTTGCGGTTGTACGAATTTGGCAATCAAATATCCAAAAAGCGATTGCGGTCCATGTTCCCATCACGAACGGTGAGGTTCAGGAGACCGGTGATTTTGAACTCGATGGCGTGACCTTTCCCGCAGCGGAAATACAAATTGAATTTACCGATCCTGCCGAGGGTGAAGGCGCAATTTTTCCCACTGGCAATCTTATTGATGAACTGGAAGTCCCCGGCATTGGCCCCCTTCAAGCAACCATGATAAACGCCGGTATTCCGACAATCTTTATCAAGGCCGATGCCCTTGGCTATACGGGAGCTGAACTACAGGATGACATTAATAATAATGCTAATGCGTTAGCGCGTTTTGAAGCCATTCGCGCCTACGGAGCGGTAAAAATGGGGTTGATCAGCAATATTGGTGAAGCGGCAAGCCGCCAACATACTCCGAAAATTGCAATGGTAGCGCCTTCTTCTGCTTACACTGCATCCAGCGGGAAACATATTGAGAAAAGTGAGATAGATTTACTGGTGCGCGCAGTTTCCATGGGAAAACTCCACCATGCCATGATGGGCACCGCCGCCGTGGCAATTGGCACTGCCGCGGCAATTCCTGGAACGCTGGTGAATTTGGCAGCAGGAGGAGCAAACAGAGACTCCGTTACCTTTGGACATCCTTCCGGTACGCTACGAGTAGGCGCTCAGGCGCAGAAAAT
- the acnD gene encoding Fe/S-dependent 2-methylisocitrate dehydratase AcnD, producing MNTDYRKPLPGARIDFYDTREAIDAIEPDAYDKLPYTSRVLAENLVRKCDPAALTASLKQIIYRKRDLDFPWYPSRVVCHDILGQTAFVDLAGLRDAIAEKGGDPSKVNPVVPTQLIVDHSLAVEHAGFEKDAFEKNRAIEDRRNDDRFHFINWTKTAFKNVDVIGPGNGIMHQINLERMSPVIHSRDGVAFPDTLVGTDSHTPHVDALGVIAVGVGGLEAESVMLGRASYLRLPDIVGVELLGKPQPNITATDIVLALTEFLRKQRVVSAYLEFYGEGASHLTLGDRATISNMTPEYGATAAMFYIDQQTIDYLKLTGREDKQVALVETYAKHTGLWADNLATAEYERVLQFDLSSVTRNMAGPSNPHARLATSELGSRGITGATTHEDGKMPDGAVIIAAITSCTNTSNPRNVIAAGLLARNANAKGLTRKPWVKTSLAPGSKAVKLYLEEAKLLPELEALGFGVVAFACTTCNGMSGALDPVIQQEIIDRDLYATAVLSGNRNFDGRIHPYAKQAFLASPALVVAYAIAGTIRFDIEKDVLGMDQQGNPVTLKDLWPTDEEIDAIVAESVKPEHFRKVYEPMFDLTVDYGKGLNPLYNWRESSTYIRRPPYWEGALAAPATLTGMRPLAILGDNITTDHLSPSNAIMADSAAGEYLTKMGVPEEDFNSYATHRGDHLTAQRATLANPKVFNEMVKENGKVVQGSLARIEPEGTVVRMWEAIEHYMQRKQSLIIVAGADYGQGSSRDWAAKGVRLAGVEVIVAEGFERIHRTNLIGMGVLPLEFEPGTTRNTLELDGSETFDVTGQPSPGAVLTLIIHRRSGDTSQVPVKCRLDTGEEVAIYEAGGVLQRFAQDFLQAEEITE from the coding sequence ATGAACACTGATTACAGAAAACCACTGCCCGGCGCCCGAATCGATTTTTACGATACCCGGGAAGCGATCGATGCTATTGAGCCCGATGCCTACGACAAATTGCCCTATACTTCGCGGGTGCTGGCTGAGAATCTGGTAAGAAAATGCGACCCCGCTGCATTAACAGCATCTCTTAAACAAATTATTTATCGAAAACGCGATCTGGATTTTCCCTGGTATCCTTCACGCGTGGTGTGCCACGACATTCTTGGTCAAACTGCATTTGTAGATTTAGCCGGTCTGCGTGATGCTATTGCTGAGAAAGGCGGCGATCCTTCCAAGGTAAACCCGGTGGTTCCCACACAGTTGATTGTGGATCATTCGTTGGCCGTTGAACATGCAGGTTTTGAAAAAGATGCGTTTGAGAAAAATCGCGCTATTGAAGATCGCCGCAACGACGACCGCTTTCATTTTATCAACTGGACCAAAACGGCGTTTAAAAACGTGGATGTCATTGGGCCGGGGAACGGCATTATGCATCAGATAAACCTTGAGCGTATGTCGCCGGTTATTCATTCCCGGGACGGTGTTGCGTTTCCCGATACGCTGGTGGGTACCGATAGTCATACGCCCCACGTTGATGCATTAGGTGTTATTGCTGTAGGTGTGGGTGGGCTGGAAGCTGAAAGCGTGATGCTGGGACGTGCCTCGTATCTTCGGCTACCGGATATCGTTGGCGTTGAACTTCTCGGCAAACCTCAGCCTAATATTACGGCAACAGATATTGTACTGGCGCTTACGGAATTTTTGCGTAAACAGCGGGTAGTGTCGGCATATCTGGAATTTTACGGTGAAGGCGCTTCTCACCTGACCCTGGGGGATCGCGCTACTATCTCCAATATGACACCTGAATATGGCGCTACGGCGGCGATGTTTTATATTGACCAGCAAACCATTGATTATTTAAAACTCACCGGCCGTGAAGATAAACAGGTGGCGCTGGTGGAAACTTACGCCAAACATACCGGTCTGTGGGCGGACAATTTGGCTACCGCCGAGTACGAGCGGGTACTCCAATTCGATTTATCCAGTGTCACACGCAACATGGCCGGGCCTTCAAATCCTCACGCCAGGCTGGCAACGTCTGAACTTGGCAGCCGAGGTATCACTGGCGCCACAACACACGAAGATGGCAAAATGCCCGATGGCGCGGTAATTATTGCTGCCATCACCAGTTGCACTAACACCAGTAACCCCAGGAATGTTATTGCTGCCGGCCTGCTTGCCCGAAACGCTAATGCAAAAGGACTTACCCGCAAACCGTGGGTGAAAACCTCGCTGGCTCCCGGCTCCAAAGCTGTGAAATTATATCTTGAAGAAGCCAAATTACTGCCTGAGCTTGAAGCGTTGGGTTTCGGTGTGGTGGCTTTCGCCTGCACAACCTGCAATGGCATGAGCGGGGCTCTGGATCCTGTCATTCAACAGGAAATTATCGACCGGGATTTATACGCTACAGCAGTGCTATCGGGAAACCGCAACTTCGACGGTCGAATTCACCCGTATGCTAAACAAGCGTTTTTAGCTTCACCGGCATTGGTGGTGGCGTACGCTATTGCGGGCACCATTCGTTTTGATATCGAAAAAGATGTGCTGGGAATGGATCAACAAGGCAACCCTGTCACTTTAAAAGATCTATGGCCGACAGACGAAGAAATAGATGCCATTGTCGCGGAATCGGTAAAACCCGAACATTTTCGAAAAGTCTATGAACCCATGTTCGATTTAACCGTTGACTATGGAAAAGGCCTGAACCCGTTATACAACTGGCGTGAAAGCAGTACCTATATTCGTCGCCCACCCTACTGGGAAGGCGCGTTGGCTGCGCCCGCCACGCTAACCGGTATGCGCCCCCTTGCAATTCTTGGCGACAACATTACTACTGATCATTTATCTCCTTCTAACGCCATTATGGCAGATAGTGCAGCGGGGGAATATCTGACCAAAATGGGGGTTCCGGAAGAGGATTTTAATTCCTACGCGACCCATCGCGGTGATCATCTAACCGCCCAACGGGCCACGCTGGCGAATCCGAAAGTTTTCAACGAAATGGTGAAAGAGAACGGCAAGGTTGTGCAAGGGTCGTTGGCGCGCATTGAACCTGAAGGGACGGTGGTTCGAATGTGGGAAGCTATTGAGCATTATATGCAGCGCAAGCAATCATTAATAATTGTGGCCGGTGCAGATTATGGACAGGGCTCGTCGCGCGACTGGGCGGCCAAGGGCGTACGTCTTGCGGGTGTGGAAGTCATTGTTGCTGAAGGATTCGAGCGTATACATCGCACCAATCTCATCGGCATGGGTGTGTTGCCGCTAGAGTTTGAGCCTGGCACCACCCGTAACACGTTGGAGCTGGATGGTTCTGAAACCTTTGATGTCACCGGTCAACCTTCTCCAGGCGCAGTACTCACGTTGATCATTCATCGACGAAGTGGCGATACCTCGCAAGTGCCCGTAAAGTGCCGCCTAGATACCGGCGAAGAAGTCGCAATTTATGAAGCTGGCGGCGTGTTGCAACGCTTCGCGCAGGATTTCCTGCAAGCCGAAGAGATTACAGAATAA